One genomic window of Gossypium hirsutum isolate 1008001.06 chromosome D11, Gossypium_hirsutum_v2.1, whole genome shotgun sequence includes the following:
- the LOC121223308 gene encoding uncharacterized protein: MERVRKSCGFLHGIDVSSNGSRGGLCLAWLEHKRIQLKSFSRRHIDVIIDEEDEGHKWRGNLPENNIQERLDRGVATAEWLHLFPDFQLQHLPHTFSDHYPLLVNTKECRERTQKSFKFEAWWVLEDSFLNTVKDIWEHSEGDFLSKLDSMKEGLERWASQIRFSRKVKKLLSSKLVSLLEEERDEENIADLIDTKIQLNFEIEKD; the protein is encoded by the exons ATGGAAAGAGTTCGAAAGAGTTGTGGGTTTTTACACGGTATTGATGTGAGTTCAAATGGTTCTAGGGGTGGGTTGTGTTTGGCTTGGCTTGAGCACAAAAGAATCCAACTAAAGAGTTTTTCAAGAAGACATATTGATGTGATCATTGATGAAGAGGATGAAGGGCACAAATGGAG GGGGAATTTACCTGAGAATAATATTCAAGAGAGGTTAGATAGAGGAGTGGCGACTGCAGAGTGGCTGCATTTGTTTCCCGATTTTCAGCTTCAACATCTTCCTCATACATTTTCTGACCACTACCCATTACTGGTTAATACAAAGGAGTGCAGAGAGAGAACACAAAAAAGCTTCAAATTTGAGGCTTGGTGGGTATTGGAGGATTCGTTTTTAAATACAGTTAAAGACATATGGGAACATTCTGAAGGAGATTTTTTAAGCAAGTTGGACAGCATGAAAGAGGGGCTGGAGCGATGGGCTAGTCAAATTCGATTCTCTAGAAAAGTAAAGAAGTTGTTATCATCCAAGCTGGTTTCATTACTTGAAGaggaaagagatgaagaaaatataGCTGACCTGATTGATACAAAGATCCAACTTAATTTCGAAATAGAAAAGGATTAG